The Manis javanica isolate MJ-LG chromosome 4, MJ_LKY, whole genome shotgun sequence genome contains a region encoding:
- the B4GALNT2 gene encoding beta-1,4 N-acetylgalactosaminyltransferase 2, whose amino-acid sequence MTLASSRFLWLLKTSALILGLAIVLSVFRNVSLRVLHSSLRLEPARPTLAVQMPKLLPEEHLRNLFTYDGIWLFPKNQCKCDTLKWKESYNFQNAYSQTELPAVKARRQAEFEHFQRREGLPRPPPLLAQPNLPFGYPVYGVEVMPLHTVPIPGLRYEGPDVPIYEVTLTASLGTLNTLADIPDRVVQGRGQKQLTISTNSRKLLNFVLQHMTYTSTVYQLRRVDVVSLESKSSVAKFPVTIYHPVIPKLYDPGPERKLRDLVTVATKTFLRPHKLMIMLRSLRVYYPDLTVIVADDSKEPMKINDSHVEYYTMPFGKGWFAGRNLAISQVTTKYVLWVDDDFLFNEKTKIEVLVDVLENSELDVVGGSVLGNVFQFKLLLEQSESGDCLHRRPGSFRPLDGFPSCVVTSGVVNFFLAHTEQLQRVGFDPHLQRVAHSEFFIDGLGSLLVGSCPEVIIGHQPRSSVVDPDLAALEKSYSAYRANTNAQIQFKLALHYFKNHLQCST is encoded by the exons CTCTAGATTTCTGTGGCTTCTCAAGACCTCAGCCCTCATTTTAGGACTTGCCATTGTTTTGTCGGTCTTCAGAAATGTGTCCCTCCGTGTACTGCACAGCAGCCTCAGACTGGAGCCCGCTCGCCCTACTCTGGCTGTCCAGATGCCAAAGCTTCTCCCTGAGGAACATCTCAGGAACCTGTTTACTTATGATGGAATCTG GCTGTTCCCGAAAAACCAGTGCAAGTGTGACACCCTCAAATGGAAGGAAAGCTATAACTTTCAGAATGCCTACAGCCAGACTGAGCTTCCTGCCGTGAAAGCAAGAAGACAGGCGGAGTTTGAACACTTTCAGAGGAG AGAAGGGCTACCCCGCCCACCACCCCTGCTGGCTCAGCCCAACCTCCCCTTTGGGTACCCGGTCTATGGGGTGGAGGTGATGCCCCTGCACACAGTTCCCATCCCAG GTCTCCGGTATGAAGGACCAGATGTTCCCATCTATGAG GTCACCCTGACAGCTTCTCTGGGGACACTGAACACTCTCGCGGACATTCCAGACAGGGTGGTGCAGGGCAGAGGCCAGAAGCAGCTGACCATTTCAACCAATAGCCGGAAGCTTTTGAATTTCGTCCTCCAGCATATGACATATACCAGCACGGTGTACCAGCTCCGTAGGGTGGATGTGG TGAGTTTGGAGTCCAAGTCCTCAGTGGCCAAGTTTCCAGTGACCATCTACCATCCTGTCATACCCAAGCTATATGACCCTGGACCAG AGAGGAAGCTCAGAGACCTGGTGACGGTTGCCACCAAAACTTTCCTCCGTCCCCACAAGCTCATGATCATGCTCCGGAGTCTTCGTGTGTATTACCCAGATTTGACCGTGATTGTAGCTGATGACAGCAAGGAGCCCATGAAAATCAATGACAGCCACGTCGAGTATTATACCATGCCCTTTGGGAAG GGCTGGTTTGCTGGTAGAAACCTGGCCATATCTCAGGTCACCACCAAATATGTTCTCTGGGTGGATGATGACTTTCTCTTCAACGAAAAGACCAAGATTGAAGTGCTGGTGGATGTCCTGGAGAACAGCGAGCTGGATGTG GTAGGCGGCAGTGTGCTGGGAAACGTGTTCCAGTTTAAGCTGTTGCTGGAGCAGAGTGAGAGTGGGGACTGTCTTCACCGGAGGCCAGGATCTTTCCGGCCCCTGGATGGCTTCCCCAGCTGCGTGGTGACCAGTGGTGTTGTCAACTTCTTCCTGGCCCACACAGAGCAACTCCAAAGAGTTGGCTTCGATCCCCACCTGCAAAGAGTGGCTCACTCAG AGTTCTTTATCGATGGGCTTGGGAGCTTGCTCGTGGGGTCATGCCCAGAAGTGATCATAGGTCACCAGCCCCGTTCTTCAGTGGTGGACCCAGATCTGGCTGCCCTGGAGAAGTCCTACAGTGCATACCGGGCCAACACCAACGCCCAGATCCAGTTCAAGCTGGCTCTCCACTACTTTAAGAACCATCTCCAATGCTCCACATAA